The Sulfurihydrogenibium sp. YO3AOP1 genome has a window encoding:
- a CDS encoding peptidylprolyl isomerase produces the protein MEVGDRKVVSFEYTLKDKETGEVIDASAGQPLTFLTGVGEIIPGLESRMYGMKEGEKRTIEVLAEEAYGPSDPNLIQKVPREYFQGIQLERGLPLQAQTPEGQIINMVVVDFDDNTVTVDLNHPLAGVDLVFEVEVVNVREATPDEILHGHAHGAGGHHH, from the coding sequence ATGGAAGTAGGAGACAGAAAGGTAGTTTCTTTTGAGTACACACTCAAAGACAAAGAAACCGGAGAAGTGATTGATGCAAGCGCAGGACAACCACTAACGTTTTTAACTGGTGTAGGAGAGATAATCCCAGGTCTTGAAAGCAGAATGTATGGCATGAAAGAGGGAGAAAAAAGAACGATTGAAGTTTTAGCAGAAGAAGCTTATGGTCCATCAGACCCTAACTTAATCCAAAAAGTTCCAAGAGAATACTTCCAAGGTATTCAACTTGAGAGAGGTTTGCCACTCCAAGCTCAAACACCAGAAGGTCAAATCATCAATATGGTAGTTGTAGATTTTGATGATAACACTGTTACTGTAGATTTAAACCATCCATTAGCTGGTGTAGACCTTGTATTTGAAGTAGAAGTTGTTAATGTAAGAGAAGCAACACCGGATGAAATTTTACACGGACACGCTCACGGAGCAGGTGGTCATCATCACTAA
- the hisZ gene encoding ATP phosphoribosyltransferase regulatory subunit produces the protein MKIDLPKGVRTFNPKESFILSWIEKNIEDNFKLWGYEKVILPLLEYYDAHKNVLNEEILKNTFRLVDRYEGETLILRPDFTVQIARYIASLQEKEFPIRLYYTGDVFRYVVPKGDNLYEKKQIGVELIGVDKIEADAEIIAIAISSLKKLSIENFQIDVNNVKIFKAITKILNLSQNQTKELFLCLKNREIYNIQAFLKDFDVNNKIKGFILNLPKLNIKADKLKELAEEYEDIEDISNALKELIVIYEILKEYQLDEYIVFDLCEPREFSYYTGIVFEIFIKDFPKIIGYGGRYDNLLSNYNGSHPATGFAFDLLAIYDYITKTTEIKNEKDFYIIDTTEDKKLAYNIAKNLRTKGYTVARDIIKRDIDLSIDFAFRNGYKNVILITVENSEKKVYILKDKNKKEEASLEEILK, from the coding sequence TTGAAAATAGACTTACCAAAAGGCGTAAGGACTTTTAATCCAAAAGAAAGTTTCATCTTAAGCTGGATTGAAAAAAATATAGAAGATAATTTTAAGCTTTGGGGGTATGAAAAAGTAATACTTCCGCTTCTTGAATACTATGATGCACATAAAAACGTTTTAAATGAAGAAATACTCAAAAATACTTTTAGATTAGTAGATAGATACGAAGGTGAAACCTTAATTCTGAGACCGGACTTTACAGTTCAGATTGCAAGATACATAGCTTCCTTGCAAGAAAAAGAATTTCCAATCAGACTTTACTACACTGGGGATGTTTTTCGGTACGTAGTTCCAAAAGGTGACAATCTTTATGAAAAAAAACAGATAGGTGTAGAGCTAATAGGCGTTGATAAGATAGAAGCGGACGCAGAAATAATAGCCATTGCTATCTCATCTTTAAAAAAACTTTCCATAGAAAATTTTCAGATTGATGTAAACAACGTAAAGATATTTAAAGCGATCACGAAAATCCTAAACCTTTCGCAAAACCAAACAAAAGAGTTGTTTTTATGTCTAAAAAATCGAGAAATCTATAATATACAAGCATTTTTAAAAGATTTTGATGTAAATAACAAGATAAAAGGTTTTATCTTAAACCTACCAAAATTAAACATAAAAGCTGATAAACTCAAAGAGTTAGCAGAGGAATATGAAGACATAGAAGATATTTCAAATGCTTTAAAAGAATTGATAGTAATTTATGAAATACTTAAGGAATACCAGCTTGATGAGTACATAGTTTTTGACCTTTGTGAGCCAAGAGAGTTTAGCTACTATACCGGAATCGTTTTTGAAATCTTTATTAAAGACTTTCCAAAGATAATTGGATACGGTGGAAGATATGATAATCTTTTAAGCAACTATAACGGCAGTCATCCAGCCACAGGTTTTGCTTTTGATTTGTTAGCTATTTATGACTATATCACAAAGACAACGGAAATAAAAAATGAAAAAGACTTTTACATAATTGACACAACGGAAGATAAAAAACTTGCGTATAATATAGCTAAAAACTTAAGAACAAAAGGATATACGGTAGCAAGGGATATAATAAAAAGAGATATTGATTTATCAATAGATTTCGCCTTTAGAAATGGATACAAAAACGTAATTTTAATTACAGTTGAAAATTCAGAAAAAAAGGTATATATTTTAAAGGACAAAAATAAAAAAGAAGAAGCAAGCTTAGAGGAGATTCTTAAGTAA
- a CDS encoding phosphoserine phosphatase PspA, with protein MVRIIFVRHAESLWNPIGRYQGRLDPELSERGHNQAKLIANALKKYNPTVLYSSPLKRTYQTAEYISKELNLPIVKNEDIIEIDHGDWSGLLVEEVKEKYPEMFRQWLFEPHLVKFPNGESLEDVFNRVKKFLKYALEKHENQTIVVVSHTVPIRASLTAGLNLDMDKFWIFGCDNASYSILDYDTVRPILYKLNNTYYLGDYFVPALDAL; from the coding sequence GTGGTAAGAATTATTTTTGTTAGACATGCAGAAAGTTTATGGAATCCAATAGGAAGATATCAAGGAAGATTAGACCCAGAGCTTAGCGAAAGAGGACATAACCAAGCAAAATTGATAGCAAATGCTTTAAAAAAATACAATCCAACAGTTTTATACTCAAGTCCATTAAAAAGAACTTACCAAACAGCTGAGTATATAAGCAAAGAGTTAAACCTGCCAATCGTCAAAAATGAAGATATAATAGAAATAGACCATGGAGATTGGTCTGGATTGTTGGTTGAAGAAGTAAAAGAAAAATATCCGGAAATGTTTAGACAATGGCTTTTTGAGCCACATTTAGTCAAATTTCCAAATGGTGAATCTTTAGAGGATGTATTTAACAGAGTAAAAAAATTCTTAAAATATGCATTAGAAAAACATGAAAATCAGACGATTGTAGTCGTATCTCACACTGTACCAATTAGAGCAAGTCTTACGGCCGGATTAAATTTAGATATGGATAAGTTTTGGATTTTTGGATGCGATAATGCTTCCTACTCAATTTTAGATTACGACACAGTAAGACCTATACTCTACAAGCTTAATAATACTTATTATCTTGGAGATTACTTCGTTCCAGCATTAGATGCACTTTAA
- a CDS encoding alanine--glyoxylate aminotransferase family protein, producing MIKERLFTPGPVPLPPQVIKALGQQIIHHRTPEFTNIFLQTREKLQKLFNTQRDVLMFASSGTGAMEASIVNFFNEGDKVLVINAGKFGERWRDLGNTFGLNVIDYQIQWGKTYDKEELKKIVEKNPDIKGILVQHSETSTATVHDLKFLAQVSNSLEDCLLVVDGITSVGVYKVYPEEIGVDILITGSQKALMLPPGLSVLYYSEKAEKRLESSKLPKYYFSVKAESKKQAKGQTAYTPAINLIIALNESLDLILNEGLDNLEKRHHILAEMTRQGLQEIGLKLLSESPSNSATAVFTPEGLDADVFRKELLKIGIRVAGGQDHLKGKIFRVAHMGYFDYLDIIEVIAAVEITLNKMGYKVELGKGVRKAQEVYLNNI from the coding sequence TTGATTAAAGAAAGACTTTTTACACCCGGACCTGTGCCACTTCCACCGCAAGTTATCAAAGCATTAGGACAGCAAATAATCCACCATAGAACACCAGAGTTTACAAATATATTTTTACAAACAAGAGAAAAACTTCAAAAACTTTTTAATACACAAAGAGATGTTTTAATGTTTGCCTCTTCTGGAACTGGAGCAATGGAGGCATCTATCGTTAACTTTTTCAATGAAGGAGATAAAGTTTTAGTTATAAATGCTGGAAAGTTTGGGGAACGATGGAGAGACTTAGGAAATACATTTGGTTTAAATGTTATAGACTATCAAATCCAATGGGGTAAAACTTACGATAAAGAAGAGCTAAAAAAAATAGTAGAAAAAAATCCAGACATAAAAGGAATTTTGGTTCAGCATTCAGAAACATCAACAGCAACAGTCCATGACCTAAAATTTTTAGCACAGGTTAGCAATTCATTAGAAGACTGTTTATTGGTAGTTGACGGAATTACTTCTGTAGGTGTTTATAAAGTATATCCTGAAGAGATAGGGGTTGATATTCTTATAACAGGTAGTCAAAAAGCACTAATGCTTCCACCGGGTTTATCTGTTTTATACTACAGTGAAAAAGCAGAAAAAAGACTTGAAAGTAGCAAATTACCAAAATATTACTTCTCTGTAAAAGCAGAAAGCAAAAAACAAGCAAAAGGACAAACAGCTTACACGCCTGCTATAAATCTTATCATTGCTTTAAATGAAAGCTTAGATTTAATCTTAAATGAAGGTTTAGATAATTTAGAGAAAAGACATCACATACTTGCAGAGATGACAAGACAAGGATTACAAGAGATTGGATTAAAGCTTCTTTCAGAAAGCCCTTCAAACTCTGCAACTGCTGTATTTACACCGGAAGGTTTAGATGCTGATGTATTTAGAAAAGAGCTTTTAAAAATAGGAATCAGAGTTGCAGGTGGACAAGACCATCTAAAAGGAAAGATTTTTAGAGTGGCACATATGGGATACTTTGATTATCTTGACATAATAGAAGTTATCGCAGCTGTTGAAATTACACTAAATAAAATGGGCTACAAAGTAGAGCTTGGAAAAGGTGTTAGAAAAGCACAGGAAGTTTATTTAAATAACATATAA
- a CDS encoding MoaD/ThiS family protein, producing MKITVEYRNNKIELEFESSKVKAKDILKKLNLSRDYAFVVKNDEIVDLDEYITPSDKVKVINAISGGKF from the coding sequence TTGAAAATAACAGTTGAGTATAGAAACAACAAAATAGAGCTTGAGTTTGAAAGCAGTAAAGTAAAAGCAAAAGATATTCTAAAAAAGTTAAATCTATCAAGAGATTATGCATTTGTAGTCAAAAACGATGAAATAGTTGATTTAGATGAGTATATAACACCGTCGGACAAAGTTAAAGTTATTAACGCAATTTCTGGAGGAAAGTTTTGA
- a CDS encoding TIGR00269 family protein, with translation MRKCYKCDKKAQVYLPQHRLAFCKDHYSEWFDNRVEKTIKEFKMFDKNSKILVAVSGGKDSLSLWNALAKLGYNVDGFYINLGIGDYSQKSKELALKFAEKIGKTLHIVELKDEIATIPEMKTYDNRPACSICGTIKRYFMNKKAKELGYDIIATGHNLDDEAAVLFSNTLNWSVEYLKRQYPVLKEENGFIRKVKPLCKISEKESAMYAILSGIEYIEEECPYSVGATSIDYKLFLSQLEEKSPGTKLRFYSEFLRKMYPILQSYEEKVELGRCEICGEPSMNRICSYCSLKMKLQAKKEKTV, from the coding sequence TTGAGAAAATGTTATAAATGTGATAAAAAAGCACAGGTTTATCTTCCACAGCATAGATTAGCATTCTGTAAAGACCACTATTCAGAATGGTTTGACAACAGAGTTGAGAAAACAATCAAAGAATTTAAAATGTTTGATAAAAACAGTAAAATCTTAGTAGCTGTATCAGGTGGTAAAGATAGTTTGTCTTTATGGAATGCTCTTGCAAAGCTTGGATACAACGTAGATGGTTTTTATATAAATCTTGGAATAGGAGATTATTCTCAAAAGTCTAAGGAATTGGCTTTAAAATTCGCAGAAAAGATAGGAAAAACTCTTCATATTGTTGAGCTTAAAGATGAGATAGCAACCATTCCGGAGATGAAAACATACGACAACAGACCAGCCTGCTCCATCTGTGGAACGATCAAAAGATACTTTATGAACAAAAAAGCCAAAGAGCTTGGATATGACATAATAGCAACAGGACACAACTTAGATGATGAAGCAGCAGTTTTGTTTTCTAACACTTTAAATTGGAGCGTTGAATACCTAAAAAGACAGTATCCTGTATTAAAAGAAGAAAACGGATTTATAAGAAAAGTAAAGCCTTTATGTAAAATATCAGAGAAAGAAAGTGCCATGTATGCTATTTTATCAGGCATTGAGTATATAGAAGAAGAATGTCCATACTCAGTAGGAGCAACTTCTATTGACTATAAGTTATTTTTATCACAGCTTGAAGAAAAAAGTCCAGGCACAAAATTAAGATTTTATTCAGAATTTTTAAGAAAAATGTATCCAATCCTTCAAAGTTATGAAGAAAAAGTAGAGCTTGGAAGGTGTGAAATCTGCGGAGAGCCGTCTATGAATAGAATTTGTTCATATTGCAGTTTAAAGATGAAACTACAGGCAAAAAAGGAGAAAACTGTATGA
- the rpe gene encoding ribulose-phosphate 3-epimerase has product MKLLAPSILSADFSILGQQIKEVEEAGADIIHLDIMDGRYVPNITFGPPVVESIRKITDLPFDAHLMIVEPEKYIPDFIKAGVNMISFHMDATIHAHRVVDMIKSNDVKAGVVLNPATPVNTLEEIIYYIDYVLIMSVNPGFGGQKFIPQTAEKVKKLKLLMEETNRTDILIEIDGGVNQDNINYLSMLGVNIFVAGNAVFKGNIKENVVNLKRKMEICV; this is encoded by the coding sequence ATGAAACTATTGGCACCATCTATTTTATCTGCTGATTTTTCTATCCTTGGACAGCAAATAAAAGAAGTAGAAGAAGCAGGAGCTGATATAATTCATTTAGATATAATGGATGGTCGCTACGTTCCAAACATAACATTTGGACCACCGGTGGTTGAATCTATCAGGAAAATAACAGACCTACCATTTGATGCACATCTCATGATAGTTGAGCCGGAAAAATACATACCAGATTTTATAAAAGCGGGAGTAAATATGATCTCTTTTCACATGGATGCAACCATACATGCCCATAGAGTTGTTGATATGATTAAATCTAACGATGTAAAAGCCGGAGTAGTTTTAAATCCAGCAACACCTGTAAACACTTTAGAAGAAATTATTTATTACATAGATTATGTTCTTATTATGTCAGTTAATCCAGGTTTTGGTGGTCAAAAGTTTATTCCACAAACAGCAGAAAAGGTTAAAAAATTAAAACTACTGATGGAAGAGACAAACAGAACAGATATATTAATCGAAATAGACGGCGGAGTTAATCAAGATAATATAAACTATTTATCTATGCTTGGAGTAAATATTTTTGTAGCCGGAAATGCTGTATTTAAAGGAAATATTAAAGAGAATGTTGTTAATTTAAAAAGAAAAATGGAAATATGCGTTTAA
- the def gene encoding peptide deformylase: MDYKIRTWPDPILKEPTKEVDFFDERLQEYINKMWEFMYKEEGVGLAANQIGIPYQILVIDTSLREKRSEEEAEPPVKMVLINPKIVEKEGEVQSTEGCLSFPGVQITIPRAKRVKVVGKNEKGEDVEIESSEFLAIVLQHEIDHLNGIPFINYLSPLKRKLVLDKYLKSLKELEKA; encoded by the coding sequence ATGGATTATAAAATCAGAACATGGCCAGATCCAATTTTAAAAGAGCCAACAAAAGAAGTAGATTTTTTTGATGAAAGATTACAAGAGTATATAAATAAAATGTGGGAATTTATGTATAAAGAAGAAGGCGTTGGACTTGCTGCAAATCAAATTGGCATTCCATATCAAATTTTAGTTATCGATACATCTTTAAGAGAAAAAAGAAGCGAAGAAGAAGCAGAACCACCGGTAAAGATGGTTTTGATAAATCCAAAAATTGTCGAAAAAGAAGGAGAAGTCCAATCAACAGAAGGGTGTTTAAGCTTTCCAGGTGTTCAAATTACAATCCCAAGAGCGAAAAGGGTTAAAGTAGTTGGCAAAAATGAAAAAGGTGAAGATGTAGAAATAGAAAGCTCGGAGTTTTTAGCCATCGTACTTCAGCATGAGATAGACCATCTAAACGGTATCCCATTTATAAATTATCTTTCACCATTAAAAAGAAAGCTTGTGTTAGATAAATACTTAAAATCTTTGAAAGAGCTTGAAAAAGCTTAA
- the lgt gene encoding prolipoprotein diacylglyceryl transferase: MFPDLISIGGITIHTYGVLTAIGLIVGFYVGLYHAKKEGINEKDYENAFIFIVLGGIIGARIAYIIEHSEDFTSFLDFFAIWNGGIDWFGGFLGGLAAAILYLKYKNISILKLGDVAGVSIPIGHFFGRLGCTSAGCCYGKPVPPDSPLRDIAIIFPNDPHCLAPKGIPLYPTQPAEAIGNLLIFAILFFTYRKKTFDGQILSLYLILYGFLRFLLEFWRGVTPPLPYIGLTWNQIITLSMVLSGIALFFYMKKRYAKPV, encoded by the coding sequence ATGTTTCCAGACTTAATCAGTATTGGTGGTATCACTATACATACATACGGCGTTTTGACAGCTATTGGCCTTATAGTTGGTTTTTATGTTGGACTTTATCATGCTAAAAAAGAAGGTATAAATGAGAAAGATTATGAAAATGCTTTTATTTTTATAGTCTTAGGTGGTATTATAGGAGCAAGAATTGCTTATATAATAGAGCACAGTGAAGATTTTACTTCATTTTTAGATTTTTTCGCAATTTGGAATGGTGGAATTGATTGGTTTGGCGGTTTTTTAGGTGGTTTAGCAGCAGCTATATTGTATTTAAAATATAAAAACATATCAATACTAAAGCTTGGTGATGTGGCGGGTGTTTCTATACCAATAGGACACTTTTTTGGAAGGCTTGGATGTACATCTGCAGGTTGTTGCTATGGAAAACCAGTTCCACCGGATTCACCATTAAGAGATATTGCAATCATTTTTCCAAATGATCCACACTGTTTAGCACCAAAAGGCATACCACTTTATCCAACTCAGCCGGCGGAAGCAATAGGAAATCTCTTAATCTTTGCCATTTTATTTTTCACATACAGAAAAAAAACTTTTGACGGACAGATTTTATCTTTATATCTTATACTTTATGGATTTTTAAGATTCTTATTAGAATTTTGGCGTGGAGTAACACCACCTTTGCCATACATTGGTTTAACTTGGAATCAGATAATCACTTTATCAATGGTGTTATCAGGAATAGCTTTATTTTTTTATATGAAGAAAAGATATGCAAAACCTGTATGA
- a CDS encoding folylpolyglutamate synthase/dihydrofolate synthase family protein → MQNLYDLFQKKAFNIEPGLERIRSALKELNNPEKNFKSILVAGTNGKGSTSAYLESLLRHYGYKTGLFTSPHLIRENERWQIDRKEIDDKKLQNYINELKPIIEKYNLTYFEACTLLAFKYFSDKKVDIAVVEVGLGGRWDSTNVLEPETSVITNVSFDHMHMLGNTLLDIAYEKTGITRQDKPAVIGRNQPEIIHWLKERKIKEYYIKDIDYFVKEIDFNKYNYKFKEHIFENLEISMLGKRQIENSSLALTTFLLFLDKNNQPVVENIIRKALYNTKWKGRMEIISKNPFIIIDGAHNEEGLIKTFQEIKEIFPNKKIFTIFSFMKDKDTEKMINIIKQNSDFYIATVMPFSRAMTAEDFKNLGIENVKENHLEAVKELKNSVDKDTIILITGSLYLIGEILKDGWNTFSK, encoded by the coding sequence ATGCAAAACCTGTATGACCTTTTTCAAAAAAAAGCATTTAACATCGAGCCAGGATTAGAAAGAATAAGGTCAGCGTTAAAAGAACTTAATAATCCGGAGAAAAATTTTAAATCTATTCTTGTAGCAGGGACTAACGGCAAAGGTTCAACATCAGCATACTTGGAGAGTTTACTTAGACACTATGGCTACAAAACAGGACTGTTTACATCTCCGCATCTGATAAGAGAAAACGAAAGATGGCAGATAGACAGAAAGGAGATTGACGATAAAAAATTACAAAATTACATCAATGAATTAAAACCAATCATAGAAAAATACAATCTTACATATTTTGAAGCATGCACACTTTTAGCTTTTAAATACTTTTCTGATAAAAAGGTGGATATTGCGGTTGTAGAGGTTGGTCTTGGTGGAAGGTGGGACTCGACAAATGTTTTAGAGCCGGAGACTTCAGTTATTACAAATGTATCCTTTGACCATATGCACATGCTCGGAAACACACTTTTAGATATAGCCTATGAAAAAACAGGCATTACAAGGCAAGATAAACCAGCTGTAATAGGAAGAAACCAACCAGAAATTATCCATTGGCTTAAAGAAAGAAAGATAAAAGAGTATTACATCAAAGATATAGATTACTTTGTTAAAGAGATAGATTTTAATAAATACAACTACAAATTTAAAGAGCATATCTTTGAAAATTTAGAAATATCAATGCTTGGAAAAAGACAGATAGAAAATTCAAGCTTAGCGCTAACAACTTTCCTGCTATTTTTAGACAAGAACAACCAACCGGTTGTTGAAAACATAATAAGAAAAGCACTCTACAATACAAAATGGAAAGGAAGGATGGAAATTATTAGCAAAAATCCTTTTATCATAATTGACGGAGCACATAACGAAGAGGGGCTTATAAAAACATTTCAAGAAATAAAGGAAATCTTTCCAAATAAAAAGATTTTCACTATCTTCTCATTCATGAAAGACAAAGACACAGAAAAAATGATAAATATAATCAAGCAAAATAGTGATTTCTACATAGCTACAGTTATGCCATTTTCTAGAGCAATGACAGCAGAAGATTTTAAAAATCTTGGCATTGAAAATGTAAAAGAAAATCATTTAGAGGCAGTTAAAGAGCTTAAAAACAGTGTAGATAAAGATACAATAATATTAATCACAGGTTCGTTATACTTAATAGGAGAGATCTTGAAAGATGGATGGAATACTTTTAGTAAATAA
- the truB gene encoding tRNA pseudouridine(55) synthase TruB produces MDGILLVNKPKFITSNDLVIKIKKHLNEKMGHTGTLDYAASGLMVLTVGQGTKITQYLQKLDKQYIAEGKLGEITDTYDSQGKIIQTKPVEIDEEKLKEIIFSFVGEYYQTPPPYSSKRIGGTRAYKLAKKGVEVQLKPVLIKIYGIEILEINLPYFKIKVDCSSGTYIRSLIKDIGDKADCGAYMTDLVRTKIGQFDLKDALSFEEILKKNPNEIKLISLKDALYFLPEIKLNQDYEKRFKHGQKIKVDCIESKDIKVLNENHELIGIGEIKDCILKPKIVL; encoded by the coding sequence ATGGATGGAATACTTTTAGTAAATAAACCAAAGTTTATAACTTCAAACGATTTGGTGATAAAGATAAAGAAACATCTTAATGAAAAAATGGGTCACACAGGCACACTTGATTATGCAGCATCGGGCTTGATGGTTTTAACAGTAGGGCAAGGGACAAAAATAACTCAGTATTTACAAAAACTTGATAAGCAGTACATAGCAGAGGGAAAACTTGGAGAAATTACAGACACATACGATAGCCAAGGCAAAATTATACAAACAAAACCTGTTGAGATTGATGAAGAAAAGTTAAAAGAGATAATTTTTTCTTTTGTAGGAGAATACTATCAGACACCGCCGCCGTATTCGTCAAAAAGGATAGGTGGAACAAGGGCTTATAAACTTGCAAAAAAAGGAGTAGAAGTTCAGCTAAAACCTGTATTAATAAAAATATACGGCATAGAAATCTTAGAGATAAATCTACCATACTTTAAAATAAAAGTTGACTGTTCTTCAGGTACTTATATTAGAAGCTTGATAAAGGATATTGGAGACAAAGCAGACTGCGGAGCTTACATGACAGATTTAGTTAGAACTAAAATAGGACAGTTTGATTTAAAAGATGCTTTATCTTTTGAAGAAATATTAAAGAAAAATCCAAACGAGATAAAGCTAATCAGCCTAAAAGATGCGTTATACTTCTTACCGGAAATTAAACTAAATCAAGATTATGAAAAAAGATTTAAACATGGACAAAAAATAAAAGTTGACTGTATAGAATCAAAAGATATAAAGGTTTTAAATGAAAACCACGAGCTGATAGGAATAGGAGAGATAAAAGACTGTATTTTAAAGCCAAAAATAGTTTTGTAA
- a CDS encoding DNA double-strand break repair nuclease NurA: MRVELLEKILKKKDKIREYLQQNIEKINEEEIKSKWTAYNPNPKPIHHLAADGSFYQKSYLGFSLIVFAGYAENTNLNSENISSFTIGDIFPTVIKKTEHVKTLATLFMFLCEAKALLYLAKKEKPDFIIFDGTITSRFIIPFPLSNWFTDNEVESQINTIVNELFKENLEKIKETDLYFLRDDIIKSIFTKLESPRKDYIEAIVSKFAYYEYLFTLYNIFKLEHKPLIIGLAKTSTGTDMLNHSLPDIKLFLNYINELGYSESVEQNLEKLKTSLGELQLIDDKIFSFLYELNIESFYAKYTLKNAINLIEVYQNPDFGTIRKEDILDYLADMDYLGYNYPFKLKKVDNEVRITSSDFEFIEKQLGLEFSITGREAL; the protein is encoded by the coding sequence ATGAGAGTTGAACTTTTAGAAAAAATCTTAAAAAAGAAAGATAAAATTAGAGAGTATTTACAACAAAATATAGAAAAAATCAACGAAGAAGAGATAAAATCAAAATGGACAGCATACAATCCAAATCCTAAACCAATTCATCATTTAGCAGCCGATGGGTCTTTTTATCAAAAATCTTACTTAGGCTTTAGTCTAATCGTATTTGCCGGGTATGCAGAAAATACAAATCTAAATAGTGAAAATATAAGCAGTTTTACAATTGGAGATATATTTCCAACTGTAATTAAAAAAACAGAGCATGTTAAAACCTTAGCAACTCTTTTTATGTTTTTGTGTGAAGCAAAAGCATTGCTTTACCTTGCTAAAAAAGAAAAACCAGATTTTATAATCTTTGACGGAACCATTACATCAAGATTTATCATACCATTTCCACTTTCTAATTGGTTTACCGATAATGAAGTAGAAAGTCAAATTAACACTATCGTTAACGAGCTTTTTAAAGAAAACTTAGAAAAAATAAAAGAAACAGATTTGTATTTTTTAAGAGATGATATTATCAAATCAATTTTTACAAAGTTAGAAAGTCCAAGAAAAGATTATATAGAAGCCATAGTCTCAAAATTTGCATATTATGAATATCTCTTTACACTTTACAACATTTTCAAATTAGAACATAAACCATTAATCATAGGATTGGCTAAAACTTCCACCGGAACAGACATGTTAAATCATTCTCTGCCGGACATAAAGTTATTTTTAAACTACATTAACGAACTTGGATATTCTGAAAGCGTTGAGCAGAACTTAGAAAAACTAAAAACAAGCCTTGGAGAACTTCAGCTAATAGATGATAAAATCTTTAGCTTTTTATATGAGCTAAACATCGAGTCTTTTTATGCAAAATATACTTTAAAAAATGCTATAAATCTTATAGAAGTTTATCAAAATCCAGATTTTGGAACAATAAGAAAAGAGGATATATTAGACTACTTAGCAGATATGGACTACTTAGGCTACAACTATCCCTTTAAGCTTAAAAAAGTTGACAACGAAGTTAGAATTACATCATCAGATTTTGAGTTTATAGAAAAACAGCTTGGACTTGAATTTTCAATCACAGGCAGAGAAGCACTATGA
- a CDS encoding helix-hairpin-helix domain-containing protein: MKINQELLSFQSLIIGLLILFLFTLKSININPKPKFTENDLKIDINTADIITLQRIPYIGEKTAELIIKDRKIRGGYTDINQLKWVKNFDKIKPYIKISEEAKWTE; encoded by the coding sequence ATGAAAATAAACCAAGAGCTTTTATCATTCCAAAGCTTAATAATCGGATTGTTAATTTTATTCCTATTTACTTTAAAATCTATTAACATAAATCCAAAGCCAAAGTTTACAGAAAATGATTTAAAAATAGATATAAACACCGCAGACATTATCACTCTTCAAAGAATTCCTTACATCGGAGAAAAAACAGCCGAGCTTATAATTAAAGACAGAAAGATAAGAGGCGGTTATACAGATATAAATCAGTTAAAATGGGTAAAGAACTTTGATAAAATAAAACCATACATTAAAATAAGCGAGGAAGCAAAATGGACAGAATAG